One Streptomyces sp. 840.1 genomic window, GCACGCTCCTCGTCGCCTATGTGGTGCCCGCTGCCGGGACGGAACTGCAGCTGGACGCCGTGCGCTCCGCACTGGGCAACCGGCTGCCCCCGACCATGATCCCCACCGTGCTCGTGCCGCTGTCCGGCGTACCGCTGACCCGGAGCGGAAAGGTCGACCGCAGAGCACTCCCCGCGGTCGAGTTCGCCGGACTGGAGAGCGCGGCGGACAGCGACCTCCAGGACTGCACACCCACCGAGCGGACCGTGGCGAGCGAGGTCTTCGCCACGCTGCTGGGCACCAGGGTGGCCCGGCATGTCAACTTCTTCGCCCTCGGCGGTACGAGCCTCCAGGCGATCCGTATCGCGCCCCGGGTGAAGGCCGTGTTCGGCGTCGACGTACCGATCGCCGAGTTCTTCTCCGCGCCGACCGTCACCGGACTCGCCCGCATCATCGACGACGCACTCGCCAGGGAGAGCGTGCGGCGCGACCACCTCGCGAGCGCGCTCGACCTGGTGGAGGGCCGGAGCGACGAGGAGATCGCGGAGCTCGTCCGCACCAGATTCGGTGACGCCTCATGACAGGGGCGGTGTTCACCGCCGAATCGCCGTGGATCCGCAGATCTGCCCGTGCCGCGCCCGCGGTGCGGCTGATCTGTCTGCCCTACGCGGGCGCCGGCGCGTCCGTCTACCGGGACTGGCCCGGCCTCCTGCCCGACTCGGTCGAGGTCCTCGCGCTGCAGCTGCCGGGCCGGGAGGACCGCGCGCGGGAGGACGCGCCGGCGGACCTGCCGACGCTGGTGCGTACCTGCGCCATCGCGCTGCGGCCCTTCTGCACCACGCCGTACGTGCTGTACGGGCACTGCGCGGGGGCTCTCCTCGCCCATGACGTGGCCCAGGAGATGGCCGAGCGCTTCGGCGTACGGCCGCGGCGCCTGATCGCGGCGGCCCAGCCGGCCCCGTACGTCACCCCGGTTCAGGCCCCGCTGCACGAACTCCCCGACGAGGAGTTCACCGAAGCGGTGCGCCTGCGGGGCGGGCTGCCCGAGGCACTCCTGGCCAACCCGGCCATGCTGGAGTTCCTGCTGCCCATGCTGCGAGCCGATTTCGCGCTGTGGGAGCGGTACGAGCACGAGCGCCGGCCCACACTGCCCTGCCCGGTGACGACCGTACGCGGCCGGGACGACACGGTCGTGAGCGGCGGCCTGGCGCAGACCTGGGGGGAGTGCACCGAGCACGGTCACGAGCACCACGAGGTCGACGGCGGCCACTACTTCGTCAGCCGGATGACGCCTGCGGCCGCCCGGACGATCGCCCACGCGGTACTGGACAGTGAGGGGCAGAACGGGTGAGTGACAAGGGCGGGGCGCCGCGCACGGCGCCGGCGGACGTGACGGGGATCGGTCGTCTCGCGGGAGCTGTTCCCGGCGTGCGCGAGGCCGTCGCGATCACCCGCCACCGGGTACGGACACCGGCCGCCTCCGGCGACCGGGCCACCTCGGGGACGCCGGTGACGGGTGCGGCGAGCGGAACCCCGGTACCGGACGACCGGCCGGCCGTCAGCACCGGTCCCGTGCCGAGGGTTCCCGCCGACGGCGTGGGAACGCTGACCGAGGCCCTGCTCCGGGCGGCGGAGCTCGCGCCGGAGCGCGGCACGACCTTCGTTCTCCGGGACGGGAGCACGGACCGGCAGACGTACCCGGAGCTGCTGGACGAGGCGCTGCGGCTGCTGGGCGGGCTGCGGAAGGCAGGCGTCGGCCGGGGTGAGGCCGTGCTCCTCCAGTGCGCGGACAGCCGCGCCTTCCTCACCGGATTCTGGGCCTGTGTGCTCGGGGGTTTCCTGCCGACCCCGGTGGGGCCCGCGCCCGACTACACGGCGGACAACGCCGTCACCCGAAAGCTGCGGTCCGCCTGGCAACTGCTCGGCAGGCCCTTCGTGCTGAGCGATACGGAGCTGCGGGACGGCGTTGCCGGTCTGGGCCGTCTCTGGGGGGCCGGGGCACAGTTCAGGACCGGCTCTGTGGCGGAGCTGACGGCCGCCGGACCCGACCGGCCCGAGACCGCCCACCCGGATCAGCCGGTGCTCAACCTGCTGACCTCGGGCAGCACGGGAACGCCCAAGTGCGTCCGGCACGCGCACAGGTCCATCGTGGCGCGCAGCTATGCGACCGCCCAGGCCAACGGTCTCACCGAGCACGAGGTCACACTGAACTTCATGCCCCTCGACCACGTCGGGGGCATCGTCATGTCGAACGTGCGGGACGTCCTGCTGCGCTGCGAGCACGTCAACGCGCTCACGGACTCGCTCGTCCGCCGTCCGGTGAGCCTCCTGGACTGGTGCGACCGCTTCGAGATCACCAACACCTGGGCGCCCAACTTCGC contains:
- a CDS encoding thioesterase II family protein; protein product: MTGAVFTAESPWIRRSARAAPAVRLICLPYAGAGASVYRDWPGLLPDSVEVLALQLPGREDRAREDAPADLPTLVRTCAIALRPFCTTPYVLYGHCAGALLAHDVAQEMAERFGVRPRRLIAAAQPAPYVTPVQAPLHELPDEEFTEAVRLRGGLPEALLANPAMLEFLLPMLRADFALWERYEHERRPTLPCPVTTVRGRDDTVVSGGLAQTWGECTEHGHEHHEVDGGHYFVSRMTPAAARTIAHAVLDSEGQNG